The following proteins are co-located in the Desulfatitalea tepidiphila genome:
- a CDS encoding protein kinase domain-containing protein, with translation MTSSSCKPNAGAKKSNCWEFMQCGREPGGAKSGELGICPAAVDHSFDGINAGTCAGRICWAVSGTFCDGRVQGSFAEKRASCLDCDFYRSVHAQKQTTPHNTRFLHFIDRKGHSPFFDRMTRRRVAAGERFVDQGAIEDTAYIIQSGACLVIVEKEGELHPVDHYGPGDIVGGLGILTGEPRRAHVEAETEMDLWVMTRAQFDAFTEKDPDLLDFITELVADRFDSRRPTAYRTIGKYVTTDIIGRGAFSIVYKGFHSVLNTPVVIKMMRHDMALHPEFFESFYNEAKTIASLEHDHIVKVYDFDERYRTLFIIMEQVKGEMLKTLISRLGTLPPGLAARFIRQIGAALAYAHQRGIVHRDINPANIIVEPNDRIKILDFGLACPTGTEDFTGLGTAAFMAPEQIEGGPLDGRTDIYALGITAFEMLTGQRPFPEDDPKRLLKLHLTRDITDPKILDPHIPEPLRRFILTAGRRDPDQRYGNMDQAMAELQPLIADYPAPGHTTVLDQRNDHVSLMLTLAGKQGINLEAVADALRAEAHRLGATLSFNDCIEP, from the coding sequence ATCACATCGTCTTCTTGCAAACCAAACGCCGGCGCCAAAAAGTCCAACTGCTGGGAATTCATGCAGTGCGGCCGTGAACCGGGCGGCGCGAAGAGTGGGGAGCTTGGCATTTGCCCGGCGGCGGTCGATCACTCGTTCGACGGCATCAATGCCGGAACGTGCGCCGGGCGCATCTGCTGGGCGGTTTCCGGCACCTTTTGCGACGGTCGCGTGCAGGGATCGTTTGCCGAAAAGCGTGCCTCGTGCCTCGACTGCGATTTCTACCGGTCGGTTCACGCGCAAAAACAGACCACGCCCCACAACACGAGGTTCCTGCACTTCATCGACCGTAAAGGCCACAGTCCCTTTTTCGACCGCATGACCCGCAGACGCGTCGCGGCCGGCGAGCGCTTCGTCGACCAGGGTGCAATCGAGGACACGGCCTATATCATCCAGAGCGGCGCATGCCTGGTCATCGTGGAAAAAGAGGGCGAACTGCACCCCGTGGATCACTACGGCCCGGGTGACATCGTCGGCGGTCTGGGCATTTTGACCGGCGAACCGCGGCGCGCCCACGTGGAGGCGGAAACGGAGATGGACCTGTGGGTCATGACCCGCGCCCAGTTCGACGCGTTCACCGAGAAAGACCCGGACCTGTTGGATTTCATCACCGAACTGGTGGCCGATCGGTTCGACAGCCGGCGGCCCACCGCTTACCGGACCATCGGCAAGTACGTGACCACCGATATCATCGGCCGCGGCGCCTTCAGCATCGTTTACAAAGGCTTTCACAGCGTGCTTAACACACCGGTGGTGATCAAGATGATGCGTCACGACATGGCCCTGCACCCCGAATTTTTCGAGAGCTTTTACAACGAAGCCAAAACCATCGCCTCCCTGGAGCACGACCATATCGTCAAGGTCTATGACTTCGACGAGCGTTACCGGACGCTGTTCATCATCATGGAGCAGGTCAAAGGCGAGATGCTCAAAACCCTGATCAGCCGTCTGGGTACCCTGCCACCCGGTCTCGCGGCCCGATTTATCCGGCAGATCGGCGCCGCGCTGGCGTATGCCCACCAACGCGGGATCGTGCATCGCGATATCAATCCCGCCAATATCATCGTAGAACCGAACGACCGGATCAAGATCCTCGATTTCGGACTGGCCTGCCCCACCGGCACCGAAGACTTCACCGGCCTGGGCACGGCCGCCTTCATGGCACCGGAGCAGATCGAGGGAGGCCCGCTCGACGGCCGCACCGACATCTACGCCCTGGGGATCACCGCCTTCGAAATGCTCACCGGCCAGCGGCCGTTCCCCGAGGACGATCCCAAACGGTTGCTGAAACTGCACTTGACCCGCGACATCACCGATCCGAAAATCCTCGACCCGCATATTCCCGAACCGTTGCGGCGCTTCATTCTCACCGCCGGCCGCCGCGATCCCGACCAACGCTACGGAAACATGGACCAAGCCATGGCCGAGCTCCAACCGCTGATTGCCGACTATCCTGCGCCAGGCCACACGACCGTGCTCGACCAACGTAACGACCATGTCTCGCTGATGTTGACCCTCGCGGGAAAACAGGGGATCAATCTCGAAGCGGTGGCGGACGCGCTCAGGGCCGAGGCGCACCGGCTGGGTGCGACGCTGAGCTTCAACGACTGTATCGAACCGTGA
- a CDS encoding PP2C family protein-serine/threonine phosphatase: MNTNDRECRMPQTRTTAPDRQSIVIGGRQCFGMTHIGLARQTNADRYLIHALRHDEVLLALADGLGPTPAAAHAADSIHARFAAIADIAPGHERDTLDRIAREADLALWAESQRDADLDGTGSTLVAVLLRGRQAYWVHVGDSRLYLFRDAVIRQVTRDQTLARFLVAENEITLEEAAVHYSRHVMDQYIGCGFAEPETGVLALLPSDLLVLTSDGLHKQISTETLRRVLDRRANLADTGHALVEAALAVGGADNITVVLARP, translated from the coding sequence GTGAATACCAACGACCGGGAATGCCGCATGCCCCAGACCCGCACCACCGCCCCTGACCGCCAAAGCATCGTCATCGGCGGCCGGCAATGTTTCGGCATGACGCACATCGGCCTTGCCCGGCAGACCAATGCGGATCGCTACCTGATCCATGCCTTGCGGCACGACGAGGTGCTCCTGGCCCTGGCCGACGGACTGGGTCCCACGCCGGCAGCGGCCCATGCCGCCGACAGCATACATGCGCGGTTTGCCGCCATCGCCGACATCGCCCCGGGCCACGAACGCGACACCCTGGATCGCATCGCCAGGGAAGCCGATCTGGCCCTTTGGGCTGAAAGCCAACGCGACGCGGACCTCGACGGCACCGGCAGCACCCTCGTGGCCGTTCTGCTGCGAGGCCGCCAGGCCTATTGGGTGCATGTGGGCGACAGCCGTCTCTACCTGTTCCGTGATGCGGTGATACGCCAGGTGACCCGTGACCAGACCCTGGCCCGATTTCTGGTCGCGGAGAACGAGATTACCCTGGAAGAAGCAGCGGTCCACTACTCACGCCACGTCATGGACCAATACATCGGCTGCGGTTTTGCCGAGCCGGAAACCGGCGTGTTGGCCCTGTTGCCCTCGGATCTGCTGGTGTTGACCAGCGACGGCCTTCACAAGCAGATCTCCACGGAAACGTTGCGCCGGGTCCTCGACAGGAGAGCCAATCTTGCGGACACGGGTCATGCCCTGGTCGAAGCAGCCCTGGCCGTCGGAGGCGCGGACAACATCACCGTTGTCCTGGCCCGGCCATGA
- a CDS encoding type 1 glutamine amidotransferase, which translates to MRVHALYHVPFEDIGSMAPYFQRGGHGVTVTRLWQAEPLPDMANFDMLIVMGGPMGVHDEARHPWLADEKRFIEAAMNHDKTVLGICLGAQLIAHTAGAPVRPNGHREIGWFPVIRADQSQTTVLRDVLPPVFDAFHWHGDTFDLPTGAVPLGSSQSCVNQGFVMADRVVGLQFHLETTPRSAQALIDHCAEELDGSTYVQEPAAMLADPQRFQQINAIMEKLLDALFTLHP; encoded by the coding sequence ATGCGGGTACATGCCCTCTACCACGTTCCTTTTGAAGACATCGGCAGCATGGCGCCCTATTTCCAAAGGGGCGGCCACGGCGTGACCGTCACCCGCCTCTGGCAGGCGGAGCCGCTGCCGGACATGGCGAATTTCGACATGTTGATCGTCATGGGCGGCCCCATGGGGGTGCACGACGAGGCCCGCCACCCCTGGCTCGCCGACGAAAAGCGTTTCATAGAAGCGGCCATGAACCACGACAAAACCGTTCTGGGCATCTGCCTGGGCGCCCAATTAATCGCCCACACGGCCGGCGCCCCGGTCCGGCCCAACGGCCATCGCGAAATCGGCTGGTTCCCGGTCATCCGCGCCGATCAATCCCAAACGACCGTGCTGCGCGATGTGCTGCCCCCGGTCTTCGATGCCTTTCACTGGCACGGCGATACCTTCGACTTGCCGACCGGGGCCGTGCCCCTGGGATCGAGCCAGTCCTGCGTCAACCAGGGCTTCGTCATGGCCGACCGCGTGGTCGGCCTGCAGTTCCACCTGGAAACCACCCCCCGCTCGGCCCAGGCCCTGATCGACCACTGCGCCGAAGAGTTGGACGGCTCTACCTATGTCCAGGAACCGGCGGCCATGCTGGCCGACCCCCAGCGTTTTCAACAGATCAATGCCATCATGGAGAAATTGCTCGACGCCCTCTTCACACTTCACCCTTAA
- a CDS encoding nitrate reductase subunit alpha has product MKNSLLNRLRFFRPKGSAHGCNEETGPGQWTQTRCGQREWEDLYRRRWQYDKKVRSTHGVNCTGSCSWDVYVKDGILVWETQATDYPACGDGFPNHEPRGCPRGATYSWYTYSPVRLKHPLVRSCLLEMWRAALEANDDPVSAWAAIAGDNQKRRQFQQARGKGGFVRVDWEEAATLIAAALVHTIQKYGPDRVFGFSPIPAMSMVCYAAGARFLSLIGASMISFYDWYCDLPPASPQIWGEQTDVPESADWYEASYFIVWGTNLPMTRTPDAHFYTEARYRGARVAAVAPDYAEYVKFADTWLPARAGTDAALALAMTHVIVKEFYIECQTPYFMEYARQYTDLPFVVVLGEGAEALTPGRLLRAADLGLTTNNAQWKTVVYDATEGGFAVPNGSIGFRWNEEGRWNLKLEAEGRPVDPLLSFADQNDGWDSVAFAVFAEAGAGVKKGSVPYKTLPTAGGELRVTTVFDLMAAQLGVRHDNAASPSDGYPSDYPIDYSDPKPFTPAWQEAITGVPAADAIRVAREFADNAEKTRGKSMIFLGAGTNHWFHSDMIYRAIINLTTLCGCQGVNGGGWAHYVGQEKVRPQAAWSQVAFGLDWQRPPRQQNGTSFYYFASSQWRYDTLRPETIRSPLADGPAAAHMADYNVIAARLGWLPSYPQFDRNPIDIVRDAVAAGAATDEEIVAHAVQKLKAGELRFAVEDPDHPANFPRMLFLWRANLLGASGKGHEYFLKHLLGADHAVLNTDSPLRPQEIEWREPAPEGKLDLLVTLELRMSTSAMYADIALPAAGWYEMHDLNTTDMHPFIHPFNPAIDPPWETRTNWEQFKTIAARFSELAADHLGTVKELVATPLMHDSPGEIAQAEVRDWRRGECDPVPGKTMPNLAVVSRDFPNTFRKMTALGPLAASAGVGSKGIMWKAQEEVEGLKASLGTVAEGIAQGQPVMETEKQAAETILMLAPETNGATAVKSWGVLEKRTGLALRHLSLRREGDRFRFDDLTAQPRKIITSPVWSGIESEERRYSPFVINIEEKVPFRTLTGRAQFYQDHPWMRDFGEQLPVYRPPLGRTADDPAGVRREPEREIVLNYLTPHSKWSIHSTYSDTLTMLTLFRGGEAIWINDADAGKIGVKDNDWLECFNSNGVVMAKAVVSPRIPPGKAFMYHAQERMINTPGSGLSGKRGGTHNSVTRILVKPTHMIGGYAQLSYGFNYYGPIGAQRDESIIVRKAGKVAWYED; this is encoded by the coding sequence ATGAAAAACAGCCTGCTGAACCGACTGCGTTTCTTCCGCCCCAAAGGCTCCGCCCACGGCTGCAACGAGGAGACCGGCCCCGGCCAATGGACCCAGACGCGCTGCGGCCAGCGGGAATGGGAGGATCTCTACCGCCGGCGCTGGCAGTATGACAAGAAGGTGCGCTCGACCCATGGTGTCAACTGCACGGGCTCGTGCTCGTGGGACGTCTATGTCAAGGACGGCATCCTGGTGTGGGAGACCCAGGCCACCGACTACCCGGCCTGCGGCGACGGCTTTCCCAACCACGAACCGCGCGGCTGCCCGCGGGGCGCCACCTATTCGTGGTACACCTACAGCCCGGTGCGCCTGAAGCATCCCCTCGTGCGCTCGTGCCTGCTGGAGATGTGGCGTGCGGCCCTGGAAGCGAACGACGACCCGGTTTCGGCCTGGGCGGCCATCGCCGGCGATAACCAAAAACGCCGGCAATTCCAGCAGGCGCGCGGCAAAGGCGGTTTCGTGCGCGTGGATTGGGAAGAGGCCGCCACCCTGATCGCCGCGGCCCTGGTCCACACCATCCAAAAATATGGCCCGGACCGCGTTTTCGGTTTCTCGCCGATTCCGGCCATGTCCATGGTGTGCTACGCCGCCGGCGCGCGATTTCTGTCGCTCATCGGCGCATCCATGATCAGCTTCTACGACTGGTACTGCGACCTGCCGCCGGCCTCGCCCCAGATCTGGGGCGAGCAGACCGACGTGCCCGAAAGCGCCGACTGGTATGAAGCCTCCTATTTCATCGTCTGGGGCACCAACCTGCCCATGACGCGCACGCCCGACGCCCATTTCTACACCGAGGCGCGCTACCGCGGCGCCCGGGTGGCGGCCGTGGCGCCCGACTACGCCGAGTATGTCAAGTTCGCCGATACGTGGCTGCCGGCCCGGGCCGGCACGGACGCGGCCCTGGCCCTGGCCATGACCCACGTCATCGTCAAGGAGTTCTACATCGAGTGCCAGACTCCCTACTTCATGGAGTACGCCCGGCAGTACACCGACCTGCCCTTCGTGGTGGTGCTCGGAGAGGGTGCCGAGGCCTTAACGCCGGGGCGCTTGCTGCGCGCCGCGGACCTGGGCTTGACGACCAACAACGCCCAATGGAAAACCGTGGTGTACGACGCCACCGAAGGCGGCTTTGCCGTGCCCAACGGCAGCATCGGTTTCCGCTGGAACGAGGAGGGGCGCTGGAACCTCAAACTGGAGGCGGAGGGGCGGCCCGTCGATCCCCTGCTCAGCTTCGCCGATCAAAACGACGGCTGGGACAGCGTCGCCTTTGCGGTCTTCGCCGAGGCCGGGGCCGGCGTTAAAAAAGGATCAGTGCCGTATAAAACCTTGCCCACCGCCGGCGGCGAACTGCGCGTGACCACGGTTTTCGATCTCATGGCCGCCCAATTGGGCGTACGCCACGACAACGCAGCCTCCCCTTCGGACGGTTATCCATCCGATTATCCAATAGATTACAGCGATCCCAAGCCGTTCACCCCCGCCTGGCAGGAGGCGATCACCGGCGTGCCGGCCGCCGACGCCATCCGCGTGGCCCGCGAGTTCGCCGACAATGCCGAAAAGACTCGCGGCAAATCCATGATCTTTCTGGGCGCCGGCACCAACCACTGGTTTCACAGCGACATGATCTACCGCGCCATCATCAATCTCACCACCCTGTGCGGCTGCCAGGGGGTCAACGGCGGCGGCTGGGCCCATTACGTGGGCCAGGAAAAGGTGCGGCCTCAGGCGGCCTGGTCCCAGGTGGCCTTCGGCCTGGATTGGCAGCGTCCACCGCGCCAGCAGAACGGCACCTCGTTCTACTACTTCGCCTCCAGCCAGTGGCGCTACGACACCCTGCGGCCCGAGACCATCCGTTCGCCCCTGGCCGATGGTCCGGCGGCAGCCCACATGGCGGACTACAACGTGATCGCCGCCCGTCTGGGCTGGCTGCCATCGTACCCGCAGTTCGATCGCAACCCCATCGACATCGTGCGCGATGCCGTCGCCGCCGGCGCCGCCACGGACGAGGAGATCGTGGCTCACGCGGTGCAAAAACTCAAAGCGGGCGAGCTGCGTTTCGCCGTGGAAGACCCCGACCACCCGGCCAACTTTCCGCGCATGCTCTTTCTGTGGCGGGCCAATCTGCTGGGCGCCAGCGGCAAGGGCCACGAGTATTTCCTCAAGCACCTGCTGGGCGCCGACCACGCCGTGCTCAACACCGACAGTCCCCTGCGTCCCCAAGAGATCGAATGGCGCGAACCGGCCCCGGAAGGCAAGCTGGACCTGCTGGTCACCCTGGAGCTGCGCATGTCCACCAGCGCCATGTACGCCGACATCGCCCTGCCGGCCGCCGGCTGGTACGAGATGCACGACCTGAACACCACCGACATGCATCCGTTCATCCACCCGTTCAACCCGGCCATCGACCCGCCCTGGGAGACCCGTACCAACTGGGAACAGTTCAAGACCATCGCCGCCAGATTCTCCGAGCTGGCCGCCGACCACCTGGGCACGGTCAAGGAATTGGTGGCCACGCCCCTGATGCACGACAGCCCCGGCGAAATCGCCCAGGCCGAGGTGCGCGACTGGCGCCGGGGCGAGTGCGATCCGGTCCCCGGCAAAACCATGCCCAACCTGGCCGTGGTGTCCCGCGACTTTCCCAACACCTTTCGCAAGATGACCGCCCTGGGGCCTCTGGCCGCGTCGGCGGGCGTGGGGTCCAAGGGCATCATGTGGAAGGCCCAGGAGGAAGTCGAGGGGTTGAAGGCCTCCCTGGGCACGGTGGCCGAAGGGATCGCCCAGGGACAACCGGTCATGGAGACCGAGAAACAGGCGGCCGAAACCATCCTGATGCTGGCGCCCGAGACCAACGGCGCCACGGCGGTCAAATCCTGGGGCGTGCTGGAAAAGCGCACGGGGCTGGCGCTGCGCCACCTGAGCCTGCGCCGCGAAGGCGACCGCTTCCGCTTCGACGACCTGACCGCCCAGCCGCGCAAGATCATCACCTCGCCGGTGTGGAGCGGCATCGAGTCCGAAGAGCGGCGCTACTCGCCGTTCGTGATCAATATCGAGGAGAAGGTGCCCTTCCGAACGCTCACCGGCCGGGCCCAGTTCTACCAGGATCATCCCTGGATGCGCGACTTCGGCGAGCAGTTGCCCGTCTACCGGCCGCCCCTGGGCCGAACGGCCGACGATCCGGCGGGCGTGCGCCGCGAGCCGGAACGCGAAATCGTGCTCAACTACCTCACCCCCCACTCCAAGTGGTCGATCCACAGCACCTATTCCGACACCCTCACCATGCTGACCCTGTTCCGCGGCGGCGAGGCGATCTGGATCAATGACGCCGACGCCGGCAAAATCGGGGTCAAGGACAACGACTGGCTGGAGTGCTTCAACTCCAACGGGGTGGTGATGGCCAAGGCCGTGGTGAGCCCGCGCATCCCGCCGGGCAAGGCGTTCATGTACCATGCCCAGGAGCGGATGATCAACACGCCGGGTTCGGGGCTCTCGGGCAAGCGCGGCGGCACCCACAACAGCGTGACGCGCATCCTGGTCAAGCCCACCCACATGATCGGCGGCTATGCCCAGTTGAGCTACGGCTTCAACTATTACGGACCCATCGGGGCCCAGCGCGACGAATCGATCATCGTGCGCAAGGCCGGAAAGGTGGCATGGTATGAAGATTAA
- the narH gene encoding nitrate reductase subunit beta gives MKIKVQYAMVLNLDKCIGCHTCSIPCKNVWTNREGAEYMWFNNVECKPGIGYPKKWENQQIYRGGWTLDGERLQLVAGGRVHKGLNIFHNPDLPTIDDYYEPWDYDYGRLIDSPRRNHQPAVRPRSRLTGEPLDVKWGPNWEDDLAGLTETGGGDINFKNLEIQTYLQFRNVFMFWLPRLCEHCLNPACVASCPSGALYKRDEDGIVLVDQERCRGWRYCVSGCPYKKVYFNWKSGRAEKCIFCYPRIEAGLTTLCAHSCVGRIRYVGMLLYDADRIAQAAATPREQEIYPAHLELLLDPHDPEIARAATAQGIAPNVLAAAQRSPVHALISQWQLALPLHPEFRTLPMVWYVPPLSPISSHVEDPAATGELIDRMRIPVAYLANLLTAGDETPVRRALGRLAALRHFMRTRRVEQRDDTQVLDAVGLDTTAAEKIYRLLALAPLAERFVVPTAAAQDDTLYTRQGQCGLGEAL, from the coding sequence ATGAAGATTAAAGTCCAATACGCCATGGTGCTGAACCTGGACAAGTGCATCGGCTGCCATACCTGCAGCATTCCCTGCAAGAACGTGTGGACAAACCGCGAGGGCGCCGAATACATGTGGTTCAACAACGTCGAGTGCAAGCCGGGCATCGGCTATCCCAAAAAATGGGAGAACCAGCAAATTTATCGCGGCGGCTGGACCCTTGACGGCGAACGGTTGCAGCTCGTGGCCGGCGGACGGGTGCACAAGGGGCTGAACATCTTCCACAACCCCGACCTGCCGACGATCGACGACTACTACGAACCGTGGGATTACGACTACGGCCGACTGATCGACAGCCCCCGGCGCAACCATCAGCCCGCGGTGCGACCCCGTTCGCGCCTGACCGGCGAACCCCTCGACGTGAAGTGGGGCCCCAACTGGGAGGACGACCTGGCCGGCCTGACGGAAACCGGCGGCGGCGACATCAATTTCAAAAACCTGGAGATCCAGACCTACCTGCAATTCCGCAACGTCTTCATGTTCTGGCTGCCGCGACTGTGCGAACACTGCCTCAATCCGGCCTGCGTGGCATCGTGCCCGTCCGGCGCCCTGTACAAAAGGGACGAGGACGGCATCGTGCTGGTCGACCAGGAGCGCTGCCGGGGCTGGCGCTACTGCGTCTCGGGCTGCCCTTACAAGAAGGTCTATTTCAACTGGAAGAGCGGCCGGGCCGAAAAATGCATTTTCTGCTACCCGCGCATCGAGGCCGGCCTGACCACTCTGTGCGCCCACAGTTGCGTGGGCCGCATCCGCTACGTGGGGATGCTGCTCTATGATGCCGACCGCATCGCCCAGGCCGCGGCGACCCCGCGGGAGCAGGAGATCTATCCGGCCCACCTGGAGCTCCTGCTCGATCCGCACGACCCCGAGATCGCCCGTGCCGCAACAGCCCAGGGCATCGCGCCCAACGTGCTGGCCGCGGCGCAACGCTCGCCGGTGCACGCCCTGATCAGCCAGTGGCAACTGGCCCTGCCGCTGCATCCCGAGTTCCGCACCCTGCCCATGGTGTGGTACGTGCCGCCGCTCAGCCCGATCAGCAGCCATGTGGAAGACCCGGCGGCCACCGGCGAATTGATCGACCGCATGCGCATACCGGTGGCCTACCTGGCCAACCTGCTCACCGCCGGCGACGAGACCCCGGTGCGACGTGCCCTGGGGCGCCTGGCGGCCCTGCGCCACTTCATGCGCACCCGGCGGGTCGAACAGCGCGACGACACCCAGGTGCTCGATGCGGTGGGACTCGACACGACCGCCGCGGAAAAAATCTATCGACTGCTGGCCCTGGCTCCCCTGGCCGAGCGCTTCGTGGTGCCCACTGCAGCGGCGCAAGACGACACCCTTTACACCCGCCAGGGCCAATGCGGCCTGGGCGAAGCCCTTTAA
- the narJ gene encoding nitrate reductase molybdenum cofactor assembly chaperone, with product MTTAAPSSDTLRLLSVLLDYPDNGLLMGLDRIAAAAEQIAEPEFKSAAQGFLDYLRAHAPLRLQENYTAAFDLHPAATLNLTYHAYGDNEKRAAALARLQHLYDQAGWERTGGELPDYLPLLLEFLAIHPRPETALPVWQCLHATQTLVAGLEKSAPAYAMLLRPLARLAAATTGLDDGSSQTPVQPHAHEED from the coding sequence ATGACGACCGCAGCGCCGTCCAGCGATACCTTGCGACTGCTCTCCGTGCTGCTCGACTACCCGGACAACGGCCTGCTGATGGGTCTCGACCGAATTGCCGCCGCGGCCGAACAGATTGCCGAACCCGAGTTCAAGAGCGCTGCGCAGGGGTTCTTGGACTACCTGCGGGCGCACGCGCCGCTGCGCCTGCAGGAGAACTACACGGCCGCCTTTGACCTGCATCCGGCCGCGACCCTCAATCTGACCTATCACGCATACGGCGACAACGAAAAACGCGCCGCGGCCCTGGCGCGATTGCAGCACCTGTACGACCAGGCCGGCTGGGAGCGCACGGGCGGGGAACTGCCCGATTATCTGCCCCTGCTGTTGGAGTTTCTGGCGATCCACCCCCGGCCGGAAACCGCACTTCCGGTGTGGCAATGCCTGCACGCCACGCAAACCCTGGTCGCGGGCCTGGAAAAGAGTGCCCCGGCATACGCCATGCTCCTGCGCCCCCTGGCCCGCCTGGCGGCCGCAACCACCGGACTGGATGACGGCAGCAGCCAGACGCCGGTCCAGCCCCACGCCCACGAGGAGGATTAG
- the narI gene encoding respiratory nitrate reductase subunit gamma, translating to MDLWYTVIFTVFPYVCLTTFVVGHAYRYVTDRFGWNARSSEFLEKKRLFAGSVLFHAGIILTVFGHAGGLLIPQRVFDLFGIDAQGHMTLAYWSGLAVGIAAFAGVLLLAWRRLSVARLKAVTTRNDLVALAGLVAVIGVGLYNVVFGHFNVLYTVAPWIRGIVTFTPDPGLMREVPLSYQIHVVAAWALLGFSPFSRLVHIWSAPLFYLLRPPIVFRRRVRQF from the coding sequence ATGGACCTTTGGTATACGGTCATCTTTACGGTTTTCCCGTACGTGTGCCTGACCACCTTCGTGGTGGGCCACGCCTATCGCTACGTCACCGACCGGTTCGGGTGGAACGCCCGCTCCAGCGAGTTCCTCGAGAAAAAACGCCTCTTCGCCGGATCGGTCCTCTTTCATGCCGGCATCATCCTGACCGTTTTCGGACATGCCGGGGGCCTGCTCATCCCCCAGCGCGTGTTCGACCTGTTCGGCATCGATGCCCAGGGGCATATGACCCTGGCCTACTGGAGCGGCCTGGCCGTCGGCATCGCCGCCTTTGCCGGGGTGCTGCTGCTGGCCTGGCGGCGGTTGAGCGTGGCGCGCCTCAAGGCCGTCACCACCCGCAACGATCTCGTCGCGCTGGCAGGCCTGGTTGCGGTGATCGGCGTCGGACTGTACAATGTGGTGTTCGGACATTTCAACGTGCTGTACACGGTGGCGCCCTGGATCCGCGGCATCGTCACCTTCACCCCCGACCCTGGGCTGATGCGGGAGGTGCCGTTGAGCTACCAGATTCATGTCGTCGCGGCCTGGGCCCTGCTCGGCTTTTCGCCGTTCAGCCGCCTGGTGCACATCTGGAGCGCGCCCCTGTTTTACCTCCTGCGACCGCCCATCGTGTTCCGGCGCCGAGTGAGGCAATTCTGA
- a CDS encoding tellurite resistance/C4-dicarboxylate transporter family protein yields MESKKTSATPEAKRPKPSAPGRAVSQDIIARGIKELNPAYFALVMSTGIVSIAAHYQGFENIALTLLGINAVAYMILWAMYIARIVWFTQRFREDFRDHMLGMGFFTAVAASGVLGSQTLLLTGRFPVAAVLWCVTVALWLCLIYGLFTGLITKEEKPSIAQGINGGWLLAIVATQAVTVLSTALAPFFQLYREPVLFLAFITWLFGGMLYIWVIALIFYRYLFFHFSPQDLTPPYWINMGAVAITTLGGTGLIANASASPFMLELTPFLKGLTLFFWATATWWIPMLIILGVWRHGFRRFPLRYSPLFWGAVFPLGMYTACTHRLAEVTQAPMIAVIPKGFVYVAMTAWLATFFGMVHGIVAGLYKTK; encoded by the coding sequence ATGGAATCAAAGAAAACCAGCGCAACACCCGAAGCAAAGCGCCCCAAACCATCGGCGCCCGGCCGGGCCGTTTCCCAGGACATCATCGCCAGGGGCATCAAAGAGCTCAACCCGGCCTATTTCGCCCTGGTGATGTCCACGGGTATTGTCTCGATTGCCGCCCACTATCAGGGTTTCGAAAATATTGCATTGACCCTCCTTGGGATCAATGCTGTTGCCTACATGATTCTCTGGGCCATGTACATCGCCCGGATCGTTTGGTTCACGCAGCGATTCCGCGAGGATTTTCGTGACCACATGCTCGGCATGGGGTTCTTCACCGCCGTGGCCGCCTCTGGTGTGCTGGGCAGCCAGACGCTGCTGTTGACCGGCCGTTTCCCGGTGGCCGCGGTGCTTTGGTGCGTGACGGTGGCCCTATGGCTCTGTCTGATTTACGGCCTGTTCACCGGATTGATCACCAAGGAAGAAAAGCCCTCCATCGCCCAGGGCATCAACGGCGGATGGCTGCTGGCCATCGTGGCCACCCAGGCCGTCACCGTGCTCAGTACCGCCCTCGCTCCCTTTTTTCAGCTTTACCGGGAACCCGTTCTTTTTCTGGCCTTCATCACCTGGCTGTTCGGCGGCATGCTCTATATCTGGGTGATCGCGTTGATCTTCTACCGCTACCTGTTCTTCCATTTCTCCCCCCAGGACCTGACGCCGCCTTACTGGATCAATATGGGCGCCGTGGCCATCACCACCCTGGGAGGCACCGGATTGATCGCCAATGCCTCGGCCTCGCCCTTTATGCTCGAATTGACGCCCTTTTTGAAGGGCCTCACCCTTTTTTTCTGGGCCACTGCCACATGGTGGATTCCAATGCTTATCATCTTGGGTGTGTGGCGCCATGGGTTCCGGCGATTCCCTTTGCGTTACAGCCCGCTATTCTGGGGAGCGGTCTTTCCCCTCGGTATGTATACCGCCTGCACCCACCGCCTTGCCGAAGTCACCCAGGCGCCAATGATCGCCGTCATCCCCAAGGGATTTGTTTACGTGGCCATGACGGCGTGGCTGGCCACCTTCTTCGGAATGGTGCACGGCATCGTGGCGGGTCTATACAAAACCAAGTAA